A stretch of Kyrpidia spormannii DNA encodes these proteins:
- a CDS encoding Uma2 family endonuclease: MEIQLDPKQFERWERIDGVIYDMTPSPSTEHQRIVGRLFRDISGYLKGKTYECFTAPFDVYLDGDKSGNYVQPDITVVCDPSKLRPHGCVGVPDMVVEVLSPATAYKDKTVKLRAYKAAGVREYWIVDPHHQIVEVYRLTDTDVFPTVHNKDETVTVSIFEGLDISLRDIF, from the coding sequence ATGGAAATCCAGCTTGACCCCAAACAGTTTGAACGGTGGGAACGTATCGACGGTGTGATTTACGACATGACCCCGTCGCCTTCCACAGAACACCAAAGGATTGTGGGCAGACTGTTTCGTGACATAAGCGGATATCTAAAAGGAAAAACGTATGAATGTTTTACTGCACCATTTGATGTTTACCTGGATGGTGACAAATCGGGAAATTATGTGCAACCAGACATCACCGTCGTGTGTGATCCATCGAAACTGCGTCCGCATGGATGTGTGGGCGTTCCGGATATGGTCGTGGAAGTTCTGTCACCTGCTACAGCATACAAGGACAAGACGGTCAAGCTCCGGGCCTACAAGGCTGCAGGAGTTCGTGAATATTGGATTGTCGACCCACACCACCAGATTGTAGAAGTCTATCGACTGACTGATACCGACGTGTTCCCGACAGTACACAACAAGGACGAAACGGTCACGGTGAGCATCTTTGAAGGGCTGGACATCAGCCTGCGGGACATATTCTAA
- a CDS encoding RNA-guided endonuclease InsQ/TnpB family protein: MRSALKMLLEVDEHTAAVLDGQSRIANWLYNHLLEEANTLREKFRSTQDPEAARVLYTKRGLRDRVPALKQEYPFLRTVYSSVLKNAALRLSGAIRKYQKARREKGAKKVGWPKFRSWRREWFSLQYDEPWKGFGLEGRTLRLSLGKVLDEKTGKEKQAQVTAHLAEPLPDWFEPGMVRQLRIVKEGRLFYAVFTVERPVPARRPAGRVIAIDPNHKNLGYGVGTDGVATEIRNPWFLKILDRRIDEVKSLRDRCKRKSVRVVREDGSEVWLPSRRWKKLNERLEELWRVRREQTKVYLWTMVNRLYREYDAVFVGDYTPRGGEISRGMRRAMNNQSLIGRFKGTLAWVATRSGKVYGEWDEDGSTRTCCQCHYKVPVGIPPEVREWTCPECGTHHIRDENSSINGLEQVLKTLEVPCSGRLGGQIAVKTRRAWRFDGLGIQEIPGAVGGRVS, from the coding sequence ATGCGATCTGCCTTGAAAATGCTTCTGGAAGTGGATGAACACACGGCGGCGGTGCTGGACGGGCAGTCGCGGATCGCCAACTGGCTGTACAATCACCTGCTCGAAGAGGCGAACACCTTGCGGGAGAAGTTCCGGAGCACCCAGGACCCGGAAGCGGCCAGGGTGCTGTACACCAAGCGGGGCCTGCGGGACCGGGTTCCGGCGCTCAAACAGGAGTATCCATTCCTGCGGACGGTGTATTCGTCCGTGCTGAAGAACGCGGCCCTGCGGCTGAGCGGAGCGATCCGGAAATACCAGAAGGCGCGTCGCGAAAAGGGGGCGAAGAAGGTCGGCTGGCCGAAGTTCCGGTCGTGGAGGCGGGAATGGTTCTCCCTGCAATACGACGAGCCCTGGAAGGGCTTCGGGCTGGAGGGCCGGACTTTGCGGTTATCCCTGGGGAAAGTCCTGGACGAAAAGACGGGCAAGGAGAAGCAAGCCCAGGTGACGGCCCATCTGGCGGAACCCTTGCCCGATTGGTTCGAACCGGGAATGGTTCGTCAGCTTCGGATCGTCAAAGAGGGAAGATTATTCTACGCGGTGTTCACGGTGGAGAGGCCTGTACCGGCCCGGCGGCCGGCGGGGCGGGTCATTGCCATTGACCCGAACCACAAGAACCTGGGCTACGGAGTGGGGACCGACGGGGTGGCGACGGAAATCCGGAATCCGTGGTTTCTCAAGATTCTGGACCGGAGGATCGACGAGGTGAAATCCCTGCGGGACCGGTGCAAGAGGAAGTCGGTTCGGGTGGTACGGGAAGACGGATCGGAGGTGTGGTTGCCGTCGCGAAGGTGGAAGAAGCTGAACGAGCGGCTGGAAGAGCTGTGGCGGGTGCGCCGAGAGCAGACGAAGGTGTACCTGTGGACGATGGTCAACCGGTTGTACCGGGAGTATGACGCGGTGTTCGTGGGGGACTACACGCCCCGGGGTGGGGAAATCAGCCGGGGGATGCGCCGAGCAATGAACAACCAGTCGCTCATTGGGCGGTTCAAGGGAACCTTGGCGTGGGTGGCGACCCGATCCGGGAAAGTGTACGGGGAGTGGGACGAAGACGGGTCCACCCGGACGTGTTGCCAGTGCCACTACAAAGTGCCGGTCGGGATTCCTCCGGAGGTTCGGGAGTGGACCTGTCCGGAGTGCGGGACGCACCACATCCGGGACGAGAATTCGTCGATCAACGGACTAGAACAAGTGCTGAAAACCTTAGAGGTGCCTTGCTCGGGCCGTCTGGGAGGCCAAATTGCCGTTAAGACCAGGCGGGCTTGGCGGTTCGACGGTCTAGGGATCCAAGAGATTCCGGGGGCCGTCGGCGGGCGGGTGAGTTGA